One stretch of Armigeres subalbatus isolate Guangzhou_Male chromosome 2, GZ_Asu_2, whole genome shotgun sequence DNA includes these proteins:
- the LOC134216542 gene encoding large ribosomal subunit protein eL38, with protein sequence MPQEIKEVKDFLIKARRKDARAVKIKKNENNTKFKIRCSRYLYTLVVQDKEKAEKLKQSLPPGLQVKEVK encoded by the coding sequence ATGCCGCAGGAAATTAAAGAAGTGAAAGACTTCCTTATCAAGGCTCGCCGGAAGGATGCCCGTGCAGTCAAGATAAAGAAGAACGAAAACAACACCAAGTTCAAGATCCGCTGCTCCCGGTATCTCTACACGCTGGTTGTCCAGGACAAGGAGAAGGCCGAAAAACTGAAGCAGTCTCTACCTCCCGGTCTGCAGGTCAAGGAAGTCAAGTGA